CAGCAGCTCGAGCTGGAAGCGCACCGGCCGCAGATCCTCGCGGAGCAGGAAATCCATGTCCTGGAAGGCGAGGCGGTAGGCGGGATGCTCGGTCTGCGGCGTGCTGACGACATGCTTCGCCGCTTCCGCATCCTGCGCGGCGCGGGGAAAGGTGCGGTTCGGAATCTTTCTTTCGGTCATGCCCCGTCCGTTAGGCGAAAGTGGATCGTCCCGAAAGTGCCCGCCCCGCGAGTCGTCATTTGCAGAACGGTCCGCGCCCCATGTCGAAGTGGAAATGGTTGGCGTGAAGCGCGTTATATTCGGGGCCCAATGTCGTCCTGAACCGCTTGCAGCCCGATTCATGGACACGGCGCAGGAAGCGGCGGACCGATTCGTCCCGGCCGTTCCACCCGTCCAGCACCGTGATCCGCCGGCCATCGGCGAGCACGAAGCCGGATATGTCGACGGCGTTGGCAAAGGCATGCTGCGACAGCCGCCCGCCCGACGCGCCGTTGATGTTGCGGCAGCTATAGGTGCCGAAGCTCTCGATCCTGACGACCTCGGTGCCGAGATAGGCGCGCGCCGCCGGCAGCACCGCATGGCGCGACCAGGCGGCGAAGGTCTCCGCCAGCGGGCAGCGCATCGCCCCGAGATTGCTGATCGGCACGCCGACATTCTGCAACTGGACCGACCCGCGCGCCTCGCACGCGCCGCCGAAGCGGCGATCGGGCAGCGGCGTGAACTGGAAGCCGGCGGCGCCCATCCGCGCCATGCACTGCCTGATCTCGCGCGATTCGATGCCGGGCAGCGCGGGCTGCGCCGGCGCGCTGCGGCGGCTGGGCTCGCGGCGATCACGCCCGCCGCCCCCGCCGCAGCCGGCGAGCAGCAGCGCCAGCATCATCGCGGCGAGGATCGGCAGGCGGTTGGGGATCATGCGGTTCCGAGGGCAGGCAGGTGGATCAAATCTCGGTCAGAAGCCCCTGTTCGGTAAGATAGCCCGTGACGAGCCGTGCCGGCGTCACGTCGAATGCCGGATTATAGGCCGGCGAGGCGGTCACGCGCACCGTGCCGATCGCGCCATCGCCCGCCGGGCCGGCGAGCAGCGCCAGTTCGTCGCCGTCGCGATCCTCGATCGGCACCACGTCGCCGCTCGGCGTGCCGCGGTCGATCGTCGTGTAGGACATCGCGACATAGAAGGGCACGCCGCAATCATGCGCCGCCAGCGCCTTCAGATAGGTGCCGATCTTGTTGCAGACATCGCCATTGGCGGTGACGCGGTCGGTGCCGACGATCACCGCATCCACCTGCCCCCGCGCCATCAGTAGGCCGCCGGCATTGTCGGCGATCACGGTGTGCGGGACGCCGTGATTGGCCAGTTCGAACGCGGTGAGCAAGGCGCCCTGGTTGCGCGGCCGCGTCTCGTCCACCCACACATGCAGGTCGATGCCCGCGTCATGCGCGAGGTAGATCGGCGCCGTCGCGGTGCCATAAGCGACGGTCGCGAGCCAGCCGGGGTTGCAATGGGTGAGGATGTTGAGCGGCCGGCCGGGATTGGCGGCGCTGAGGTGGCGCAGCAGATCGAGCCCATGGACGCCGATCGCATGGTTGAGCGCGACATCCTCATCGGCGATCGCCTCTGCGCGCACGAACGCGGCCCCCGCGCGCGCCGCCGGCGCCAGCGGCGCGACCGCCGTCCGCACCTCGTCGAGCGCCCAGCGCAGGTTGACCGCGGTCGGCCGCGTCTCGACCAGCATCGCATATGCGGCGGCCAGACTCGCGTCGGACGGATCCTCGGCCAGCGCCATCGCCAGCCCGTAGGCACCGGTCACGCCGATCAGCGGCGCGCCCCGCGTCCACATCTCGCGGATCGCGCGCGCGGCGTCGGCGGCGCTGCGCAGTTCGACCCACAGCACCTCCCACGGCAGCTTGCGCTGGTCGAGGATGCGCACGCCGCGGCCGTCCGGCGTGCGGACGATCGAGCGGATCTCGGCGCCGTCGAGCTTCATGGTTCGATCTCCGCGAAGGATGAAACATCGCCGGCATCGCCCGTGCGGTCGACGAGGATGGCCGCCATGCCCGCCGCCCGCGCCGCCGCGATCTCGGCGGGCATATCGGAGAGGAACAGGATGTCGGCGGCGGGAAGCCCGATCGCGTCGGCGATCCGCGCATAGGACTTCGTCTCGCGCTTGGGGCCCGTGGTCGTATCGAAATAGCCCGAGAACAAGGGCGTCAGATCGCCTTCGATGCTGTGGCCGAAGATCAGCTTCTGCGCCGCGATCGAGCCCGAGCTATAGACGTAGAGATTGAGCCCCGCCGCCTTCCAGCGCCGCAGGCCCTCGGCCGCATCGGCATAGACATGGCCCTTGAGCGCGCCGTCCGCATAGCCATCCGCCCAGATCATCCCCTGTAGCGCCTTGAGCGGGGTTTCCTTGGCGTCGATGTCCATCCAGGCGGCGAGCGTCGCCAGCTTGGCGGGGATGTTCTCACCCGGCACGTCGGCGAGGATCGGCGCCACCGCCGCCGCGTTCGCCGCGACATAACCGGCCATGCGCTCGCGCGCGTAGGGAAAGAGGGTGTCGGCGACGAAGGCGATGCTGCTCGTCGTCCCCTCGATGTCGGTCAGCACCGCACGCGCACGCATCGCCATTCAGGCGGCCACCCGCGCGTGGCGGGGGAAGCGTTCGGCGATGTCGTCGCCGGTGAAGCGCGCCACCCAGCCCTCGGGGTTGGTGAACAGCCGGATCGCGGTGAAGCGCGGCGCCGGGCCCATATCGAACCAGTGGCGCGTGCCCGCGGGCACCGAGATCAGGTCGTCGCGCACGCACAGCATGTTGAACACACGGCCGTCGGCGCGCAGCGTGAACAACCCCTCGCCCTCGACGAAGAAGCGGACCTCATCCTCGCCATGGACATGTTCCGCGAGGAATTTGCGCCGCAGCACCGCGCGATCGGGATGGTCGGGCTTCATCCTGACGACATCGACCGCCCGATAGCCGCCCTCCGCCTTCAGCCGCTCGATCGCGCCGGCATAGGCGGCCATCACCGCCGCATCGTCGGCATCCTCCGCCAGCGCGACATCGGCCTGCCAGCGTTCGAAGCGGACGCCGATGTCGGCCAGCGCCGTGGCGATCGCGGCGCCATCCTCATGCACCGCGAGCGGCGTCACCGCATCGGCCTCGGCAAAGATTTCCAGACGGCTCATGCCATGCTCCTGAAAGCGCGCTCTGCGCGCTCCGCCTCGATCAGCCATTCGGTCGCCTCGACGACGCGTTCGGCCTCGGCAATGTCACGCCCCCAGCCATAGAGGCCGTGGCCGCGGATGAAATAGGCAGGCGGGTCGCCCGCGGCAACCAGCAGCGGATCGATCGCCGCCGCGATCACCGCCATGTCCTGGCTGTTGTCGACGATCGGCAGGGTCACCGCATGGTCGTGCGTGCCGACGCCGGGCCACGCCTTCATCAGCTCATGCCCGGCGACCGTCCAGCCGGTGGCCCCGCGAAGCGCGCGGGTCATCCCGACGCTCGCCGGGCTGTGGCTGTGCAGCACCGATCCCACCTCGGGAAAGCGACGGTAGAGCATCGCATGGAGCGCGGTTTCGGCCGAGGGCTTCTTGCCGTCGAGCGCGCGCCCGTCGAGATCCACCGTCATCACGTCATCGCTGGTCAGGCGGCCCTTGTGACGGCCGGAAACGGTGATCGCGACGCGGCCGTCGGCCAGCCGGATCGAATAATTGCCGCTGGTGGCGGGCGCCCAGTTGCGCGCGTCGAAGGCGCGGCCGACGGCGATGATCGCCGCGGTCGCCTGTTCAAGATCGGGACATAGCATGCCGCCCCCTGCATAATCGCGATGACGCCGCGATGACAGTGCGGCGCCGTCTGCTAAGAGGGGCGGGCAAGAGGTGGCCGCGGTGCCGGAGAAGGAAAGCGATGAAACGGATTCGGCTCATCCTCATCGGCGTCGCCGCGCTGCTGCTGCTGGTGCTCGGCGCCGCCGGCTGGTTCTATGGTTCGCCGGTATGGACGCTGCGCCAGATGCAGCGCGCCGCCGACGATCGCGACGCCGCCACGCTTTCCACCTATGTCGATTTCCCCGCCTTCCGCGCGGCGATCGCCGCCGAGCTGACCGACGAGCTGGCGGACCATGCGGGCGGCCGCGACAGCGGGCTCGGCGCGCTGGCAGCAACCTTCGGCGGCCCGCTCGTCGATCGCGCGGTCGATGCGCTGATCACGCCCAACGCGCTGCGCCGGGTGTTCGCCAGCGAGATGATCGTCGACGACGGCTCGGAACCGGAGCCGCTGCGGATGAAGCTGGGCAAGAGCCCGCAGATCGACCGCCGCTCGCTCTCCGAATTCCGCGTCTCGCCGCGCGACCGCAAGGGCGAACTGATCTTCCGGCGCGACGGGCTCGGCTGGAAGCTCGTCGGCATCGACATGCCCCGCGAGGGCGGGGCAGCGGAAGAGCATGACGCGGCGACGATCTGAAGCCGGCCTGCGGAGAAGCGCCCGTCATCGCGCTGCCGTGAAGAGGCGGGGCCGAACCGGCACGCCCTCAGAATATCCCTAAGAACTTCTTCTCCTGCGACTTGCGCTCGCCGCCGGTGCGCTTGCCGTCCTCGCCCTTCGCGGTGGTTCCGCGGCCGACATCGTCGCGCCGTTCGCCCTTGGTCGTGCGCTGGGCGGCGGCGGCGGCGCCCGCCAGCACCGGGCCGCACGCGGCGGACTTGGCGTCACCCACATCGACGAACGCCAGCACCGCCGCCGGTGGGGCGGCAATCATGGCGAGGCCGAGCCCGGCGCCCGCGCGGCCCATCAGTTCGGGGCTGAGCGGGCTGAACCCGGGTCGCGCGAAATAGCCGTTGATGCCGACCGGCGACTGGCCGGCGAACAGGCTGAACTTCTTCGAATCCGCGCGGAAGGCGAGGTCCAGCGACTCGTTCTTGAAGCTGAATCCGCCGCGGCCGAGCATCACATTCTTGTCGGTGTCGATCAGGATCGGGTCGGCGGCGGCGATGCCATCCCGCACGGTGAAGGCGATCAGGCCGCAGTTGATCTGCACGGGCTTCTTCAACTTGTCCTGGAACATCTTCCACACGAAGGTGCCGATATCGAGCTCGCTGAGCTGGATATTGCGGGTCCAGAAGGTGCCGCGCGGCAGGATCACCGCGATCCGCCCGTTGGAACTGGCGAGCGAGTCATGCACGCTGTTGCCGGCGCCCGACAGCTTCACCCGCGCGCTGAGCGTGCCGGTGGTGCCCGATTGCTCGACGCCGAAGCCTGCAAGCAGCACGCCCATCGGTGTCGGCGACAGGCGGATGTCATAATCGGTGAAGGCCGGATTGCGCCGCGCATTGATGACGATGTCCGACGCGACGCGGCCGCGCGCCATGGTGAAGGTCAGCGGCGACAGCGTCAGCAGGCTGCGGTCGAGGTCGAGCGTGAGCGCGATATCCGAAACCGGGAAACTCTCGGCGCGCACGCGGCGCACCTTGTAGACGACATGCGCGTCGAACCCGCGGATCGCCTCGATGCGCAGCGGCGCATCCGGCAGCAGCCGCGGCGTGCCGCCCACCGTCTCGACGATCCCGGCCTCACCCTTCGCCGCGGCGCTGGGCTCGTAACCGATGAACGGGCCGATATCGATGATGTCGATCGTCCGCGTCGACAGATCGGCATCCAGCTTCAGCCGATCTTCGGGCATGGTGATGGTCATGCTGCCGGCAAGGTCGCTCGCGCCGAACAGGCCGTTGATGCGCGTGAATTTCCAGGCGCCGCCATCCTTGGTGAGGCGCGAATCGAACCGGTAGGCGCGCGTGTCGGGCACGGCGATGCCGATCAGGTCGAACAGCAGGCTGACGTTGGGACCGCGCACGCCGAGCTTCAGATCGGCACCCTCGATCTCGGTCGCGCCGGGCAATGTGCCGGATACGGTCATCCGCGTCGGGCCGGCGTTGGCGGCCAGCGCGAACTGGTTGCGGCCGCCCGCCAGCGTCTCGTCGGGCGACATCAGGCTGCCCGACAGGTCGAAGGGCTCACCGCGCAGCACGCCGCCGCCGGCGAAGCGGATATCATTGTCGAAGCGGGTGTTGGTGGCCTTGACGGTATCGACCTTGACGTCGATCTCCACCTGCATCTTCGGGTCGCGATAATGGGCCTGCGTGCCGGCGATCGTCGCGCGGCGGATCAGGGGGATCTCCAGCGGCGCGCCCTTCGCGTCCGGATCGCCAAACGTCCAGCTGTTGCGCCGGCCGGCATCATCCCATTCGAGCGCAACGTCGCCGTTGGTCAGGTCCAGCCAGTTCACGCGCCTGCTGCCGAAGATCAGGGTGAAGGTGGAGATGTTGGTGTCGATCCGGTCGGCGGCGAAGAAATTGCGCCGTTTCGCCCATTGCGGGTTGGAGACGGTCAGCCCCTCGGCATAGAATTTGATGTTGATCGGGTTGAAGTAGAGCTGGAAATCGCCCGCGACGCGCACC
The window above is part of the Sphingomonas sanxanigenens DSM 19645 = NX02 genome. Proteins encoded here:
- a CDS encoding DUF2939 domain-containing protein produces the protein MKRIRLILIGVAALLLLVLGAAGWFYGSPVWTLRQMQRAADDRDAATLSTYVDFPAFRAAIAAELTDELADHAGGRDSGLGALAATFGGPLVDRAVDALITPNALRRVFASEMIVDDGSEPEPLRMKLGKSPQIDRRSLSEFRVSPRDRKGELIFRRDGLGWKLVGIDMPREGGAAEEHDAATI
- the mtnC gene encoding acireductone synthase, whose translation is MAMRARAVLTDIEGTTSSIAFVADTLFPYARERMAGYVAANAAAVAPILADVPGENIPAKLATLAAWMDIDAKETPLKALQGMIWADGYADGALKGHVYADAAEGLRRWKAAGLNLYVYSSGSIAAQKLIFGHSIEGDLTPLFSGYFDTTTGPKRETKSYARIADAIGLPAADILFLSDMPAEIAAARAAGMAAILVDRTGDAGDVSSFAEIEP
- the mtnA gene encoding S-methyl-5-thioribose-1-phosphate isomerase — protein: MKLDGAEIRSIVRTPDGRGVRILDQRKLPWEVLWVELRSAADAARAIREMWTRGAPLIGVTGAYGLAMALAEDPSDASLAAAYAMLVETRPTAVNLRWALDEVRTAVAPLAPAARAGAAFVRAEAIADEDVALNHAIGVHGLDLLRHLSAANPGRPLNILTHCNPGWLATVAYGTATAPIYLAHDAGIDLHVWVDETRPRNQGALLTAFELANHGVPHTVIADNAGGLLMARGQVDAVIVGTDRVTANGDVCNKIGTYLKALAAHDCGVPFYVAMSYTTIDRGTPSGDVVPIEDRDGDELALLAGPAGDGAIGTVRVTASPAYNPAFDVTPARLVTGYLTEQGLLTEI
- a CDS encoding AsmA family protein, whose protein sequence is MAEADPQLGVSDDALDAAARKAAAKRNRASAAIRRLPPGPVAAILSIIATIIGLVVLAWAVLYITKGRFLKHPFERMTSSLSARQVRVAGDFQLYFNPINIKFYAEGLTVSNPQWAKRRNFFAADRIDTNISTFTLIFGSRRVNWLDLTNGDVALEWDDAGRRNSWTFGDPDAKGAPLEIPLIRRATIAGTQAHYRDPKMQVEIDVKVDTVKATNTRFDNDIRFAGGGVLRGEPFDLSGSLMSPDETLAGGRNQFALAANAGPTRMTVSGTLPGATEIEGADLKLGVRGPNVSLLFDLIGIAVPDTRAYRFDSRLTKDGGAWKFTRINGLFGASDLAGSMTITMPEDRLKLDADLSTRTIDIIDIGPFIGYEPSAAAKGEAGIVETVGGTPRLLPDAPLRIEAIRGFDAHVVYKVRRVRAESFPVSDIALTLDLDRSLLTLSPLTFTMARGRVASDIVINARRNPAFTDYDIRLSPTPMGVLLAGFGVEQSGTTGTLSARVKLSGAGNSVHDSLASSNGRIAVILPRGTFWTRNIQLSELDIGTFVWKMFQDKLKKPVQINCGLIAFTVRDGIAAADPILIDTDKNVMLGRGGFSFKNESLDLAFRADSKKFSLFAGQSPVGINGYFARPGFSPLSPELMGRAGAGLGLAMIAAPPAAVLAFVDVGDAKSAACGPVLAGAAAAAQRTTKGERRDDVGRGTTAKGEDGKRTGGERKSQEKKFLGIF
- a CDS encoding extensin family protein, which produces MIPNRLPILAAMMLALLLAGCGGGGGRDRREPSRRSAPAQPALPGIESREIRQCMARMGAAGFQFTPLPDRRFGGACEARGSVQLQNVGVPISNLGAMRCPLAETFAAWSRHAVLPAARAYLGTEVVRIESFGTYSCRNINGASGGRLSQHAFANAVDISGFVLADGRRITVLDGWNGRDESVRRFLRRVHESGCKRFRTTLGPEYNALHANHFHFDMGRGPFCK
- the mtnB gene encoding methylthioribulose 1-phosphate dehydratase, whose protein sequence is MLCPDLEQATAAIIAVGRAFDARNWAPATSGNYSIRLADGRVAITVSGRHKGRLTSDDVMTVDLDGRALDGKKPSAETALHAMLYRRFPEVGSVLHSHSPASVGMTRALRGATGWTVAGHELMKAWPGVGTHDHAVTLPIVDNSQDMAVIAAAIDPLLVAAGDPPAYFIRGHGLYGWGRDIAEAERVVEATEWLIEAERAERAFRSMA
- a CDS encoding 1,2-dihydroxy-3-keto-5-methylthiopentene dioxygenase, whose translation is MSRLEIFAEADAVTPLAVHEDGAAIATALADIGVRFERWQADVALAEDADDAAVMAAYAGAIERLKAEGGYRAVDVVRMKPDHPDRAVLRRKFLAEHVHGEDEVRFFVEGEGLFTLRADGRVFNMLCVRDDLISVPAGTRHWFDMGPAPRFTAIRLFTNPEGWVARFTGDDIAERFPRHARVAA